The window CATGCCACGTAATCGTTGGCCTCGGGCCACGTCAGGGGATAATCGCTGCCCAGCTTCTGCCACATGCGGCCCGTGGCGGCATCCAGCACCGTGCCGTCGCCCTTATCCAGGAGCTGACCGGGCACCTGCGAAGGACGTCCCATGCAGCGCGGACGCCACAGCTCATCCAGATCGAAGCGCTGCCGAGCATCCGGCACGCCGCATTTACAATAGGCTTCGCGCAGCCCTCCTTTGGGCACGCAGGGAGCCGAAACAATGCCTTCGTCCTCCAGCAGACTGCACACACTACGGACTCTGGCCCGCCAGCGGTCTCGCAGACGCACCAGTTCCACCGCCATGGCCCGAGCGTTGGGGAAGCGGTCGGCCGGGTCAGACGCCGTGGCGCGAACAAAAAAGGCGTCCCACGCCTCATCCAGATCTTCGCTGTAGGAGCTGGCCGGGGGAATGTGCCCTCCCGTTTCCGCAAGAAGCTCGTCGTCATTGGGCAACACGCCCGTCAGCATGCGATAGAGCATGATGCCCACGGGAAAGAGGTCCGCCCTGCCATCCACGTTGTCAGGATCACGCTCCTGTTCCGGCGGGGCGTAATATGGCGAGCCCACCTTCACGCCCCCCGGCTCCATGCCGGGAGTCTCGCCCCGCAAACGCGAAAGGCCGAAGTCGATGAGCTTCACCTCGTCATGCCCTGTAATCATAATATTGAAGGGCTTCACATCGCGGTGCACCACGCCCGCATGATGCATGCGGTCCAGCGCGTCCAAAGTCTGCAGGGCATAGGACACGGCCCGCTCAAGGGGCAGCCTGCGTGTGGGAGCCTCCACCCTGTAGCTCTCGCCGATGAGCATGCCGAGGTTGAGGCAATAATATTCCATCACGAAAAACGGGCGTTCTTCGCCCGCCACCCGCGCCACATCGTAATCCCACACCGAGGCGATGTTCGGATGGTCCATCGCGGCCATCATGCCCGCTTCCTTCTCGAATTTGGCGGCCAGCGTCTCCAGTCCCACCAGATCTTCAAGCACATCAGCCGGACGCAGCAGCTTGAGCGCCGCAATGCGCCCCGTCACCGGCTGCGCAACCTTGTATACAGCGCCCATGCCGCCCCTGCCGAGCAGCCCGCGCACTTCATAACGACCAATTTTCATGATCAATCCGATAGTTGAAAATCAGAGCAAACGCTCGGCGTACCGGAACGGCATGCCGACTTCCTTGAATTTGCGTACCGTGGTTTGCACGTCGTATTCCACAAAACGCACCTGCAGTTCCCACGTTTCCGTATCCCAGAGCACGTATTTCGCCCTGCGGTCACCGTCGCGGGGTTGCCCCACCGCGCCGATGTTGATGAGGTAGCGCTTGCTGCGGTCCAGATAATGCACCCCTTCCGCCAGCGGACCGCGTATGATGCGCCCGGCCTTCATCTCCACAAGCTCAAGCTCGTGGGTGTGCCCGATAAAGGCAAGGGGTTCCGCAAAGGCGTCGAAAAGCTCGGCAACCTGCTTCGTCCCCTGCTCATACAGGTACTTGAGCGCCGAATCCGGCGGCAGACCGTGCACGAAGAGAGCCCCGTGCCGCGACAGCGACATGGGAAAGCC is drawn from Desulfovibrio mangrovi and contains these coding sequences:
- a CDS encoding protein kinase domain-containing protein, coding for MKIGRYEVRGLLGRGGMGAVYKVAQPVTGRIAALKLLRPADVLEDLVGLETLAAKFEKEAGMMAAMDHPNIASVWDYDVARVAGEERPFFVMEYYCLNLGMLIGESYRVEAPTRRLPLERAVSYALQTLDALDRMHHAGVVHRDVKPFNIMITGHDEVKLIDFGLSRLRGETPGMEPGGVKVGSPYYAPPEQERDPDNVDGRADLFPVGIMLYRMLTGVLPNDDELLAETGGHIPPASSYSEDLDEAWDAFFVRATASDPADRFPNARAMAVELVRLRDRWRARVRSVCSLLEDEGIVSAPCVPKGGLREAYCKCGVPDARQRFDLDELWRPRCMGRPSQVPGQLLDKGDGTVLDAATGRMWQKLGSDYPLTWPEANDYVAWLNETAFAGHADWRLPTVDELATIMEEPPMLGGYCVASVFRSETPERASIIGGGEGAVYDPVRDSLWTCDRKSYMAAWFVSTTMGFVGWQDNTCRFGARAVRTAA
- a CDS encoding metallophosphoesterase family protein; the encoded protein is MQIAVLSDIHGNLEAFQSVLADMKQQVPPPAEIISLGDNLGYGPDPEACVRLVRELGVLSVMGNHELGVTRSKCRNWFNPQSREALQRTCELVSEEVVEYIAGFPMSLSRHGALFVHGLPPDSALKYLYEQGTKQVAELFDAFAEPLAFIGHTHELELVEMKAGRIIRGPLAEGVHYLDRSKRYLINIGAVGQPRDGDRRAKYVLWDTETWELQVRFVEYDVQTTVRKFKEVGMPFRYAERLL